In one window of Episyrphus balteatus chromosome 3, idEpiBalt1.1, whole genome shotgun sequence DNA:
- the LOC129915502 gene encoding twinfilin, whose product MSHQTGIKANDQLLKVFGKSKNGKVRVIKVSIENEELVSAGTQDVKKDWEKDYDKLIGPMIEESIPCYILYRLDSKTSLGHAWLLISWVPDTASVRQKMVYASTKATLKQEFGSAHITEELHATGSDEITLNGYYKNKKAFAAPAPLTMREEEIQELKKTEVNTEISTDTRHQTLGGVSCPLSEATIAAVRDMVKGSYGYLQFRIDLQEEKIHIVNAANIALEELPKQIPEDHARYHLFLFKHTHEGDYLESFVFIYSMPGYSCSVRERMMYSSCKAPFLEALEALGVQVTKKLEIDSGSELTEEFLQDELHPKKILHRPAFAKPKGPPNRGAKRLTRPQQSD is encoded by the exons ATGTCCCACCAAACTGGTATCAAAG CAAATGATCAACTATTAAAAGTCTTTGGCAAAAGTAAAAATGGCAAAGTGAGAGTTATTAAAGTATCCATAGAAAATG AGGAACTTGTTAGCGCTGGAACTCAAGATGTAAAAAAGGACTGGGAAAAAGACTATGACAAACTAATCGGTCCCATGATTGAGGAATCAATTCCCTGCTATATTCTCTATCGTTTAGATAGCAAAACATCTCTTGGTCATGCTTGGCTCCTAATTAGTTGGGTCCCCGACACTGCAAGTGTCCGACAAAAAATGGTTTACGCTTCAACCAAAGCCACGCTGAAACAAGAATTCGGTTCAGCACACATCACAGAAGAACTCCATGCCACTGGCAGTGATGAAATTACTCTCAATGGCTACTACAAGAATAAGAAAGCATTTGCTGCTCCAGCTCCGTTAACAATGCGCGAAGAAGAGATACAGGAATTAAAAAAGACTGAAGTCAATACAGAAATCAGCACCGATACGAGACATCAAACACTTGGAGGTGTCTCTTGTCCCCTTTCAGAGGCAACTATTGCCGCTGTGAGAGATATGGTAAAGGGGTCATATGGATATCTTCAATTTAGAATTGATTTACAG GAAGAAAAAATACACATTGTGAATGCCGCCAATATTGCCCTCGAAGAGCTTCCCAAACAAATACCCGAAGATCATGCCCGTTACCACTTGTTCCTCTTCAAACACACCCACGAAGGTGACTACCTCGAATCGTTTGTCTTCATTTACTCAATGCCTGGTTACTCGTGCTCCGTCCGGGAGCGAATGATGTACTCCAGCTGTAAAGCACCATTTTTGGAGGCTTTGGAAGCATTGGGAGTTCAAGTCACCAAAAAG TTGGAAATCGATAGTGGATCAGAATTAACTGAAGAATTCCTCCAAGATGAGCTCCATCCAAAGAAGATACTCCACCGACCCGCATTTGCCAAACCCAAGGGACCGCCCAATCGTGGCGCTAAGCGTCTTACGCGTCCCCAGCAATCTGACTGA
- the LOC129915503 gene encoding RPII140-upstream gene protein produces MSFLRHSSRLVIAALIPLGEKENDIISKDTKTYKAFLERRPTNETGLDRVKEMFKVDEFGTISPELNSVYQAGFCGFLFGAIYGGFINSRTAYEDFMNNNQASAFKSHLDAKRKLQNEFTVSFAKGAFKWGWRVSLFTTSYFGIITLISVYREKSSIYEYLAAGGITGSLYKVNMGLRGMTAGGIIGAGLGGIAGLASLGVLKLSGYSMEEMRYWQYKWRLERDENIREAYINQQEDKNPVVIHHDAKLGEAGQTISLDSVN; encoded by the exons atgaGTTTCTTAAGACATAGTTCGCGTTTAGTAATTGCCGCCTTGATCCCTTTAGGCGAAAAAGAAAATGACATCATCTCAAAAGACACCAAAACTTACAAAGCCTTTTTGGAGCGTCGACCAACAAATGAAACCGGCTTGGATCGTGTTAAAGAAATGTTTAAAGTTGA tgAATTTGGAACAATATCACCTGAATTAAACTCCGTGTACCAAGCTGGCTTTTGTGGTTTCCTCTTCGGTGCCATTTATGGAGGATTCATCAACTCCCGTACAGCATATGAAGATTTCATGAATAACAATCAAGCTTCTGCTTTTAAATCACATTTAGATGCTAAG AGAAAACTACAAAACGAATTCACTGTAAGTTTTGCCAAAGGAGCCTTCAAATGGGGATGGCGAGTTAGTCTATTCACAACTTCATATTT TGGAATCATCACCTTGATCTCGGTGTACAGAGAAAAATCATCAATTTATGAATACCTCGCTGCTGGAGGTATCACAG GTAGTCTTTATAAAGTCAATATGGGTCTAAGAGGAATGACTGCTGGCGGTATAATTGGAGCCGGTTTAGGCGGAATTGCTGGCCTTGCTTCCTTAGGTGTTCTTAAACTATCAGGCTATTCAATGGAAGAAATGCGTTATTGGCAATACAAATGGCGTTTGGAACGCGATGAAAATATTCGAGAAGCCTATATAAACCAACAAGAAGATAAAAATCCAGTTGTCATTCATCACGATGCTAAACTTGGTGAAGCTGGACAAACTATTTCACTTGATTCCGTGAATTAA